In one Brevibacillus composti genomic region, the following are encoded:
- a CDS encoding gluconate 2-dehydrogenase subunit 3 family protein, producing the protein MAKHSHYPTYDVWEENREWDAHTRKIVGQRKTPQVACKFLTKQEALLVQAVASVLIDDHRLEVLTYITQHIDDSLASPIGESQRKVGTPPKKELYRLGLAGIDGESHFLFRTDFVALKREEQQAVMDAIATNKANQATVWSQVAPKDFFKKLLGDVVGAYYSHPLVWSDIGYGGPAYPRGWVRVEKGLVDPWEAKKDGKS; encoded by the coding sequence ATGGCCAAGCACAGTCATTACCCCACCTATGATGTCTGGGAAGAGAACAGGGAGTGGGACGCCCACACCCGCAAAATCGTCGGCCAGAGAAAGACGCCTCAAGTGGCCTGCAAGTTTTTGACCAAGCAAGAAGCTCTGCTCGTCCAGGCGGTTGCCAGTGTGCTCATCGACGATCACCGGCTGGAGGTGCTGACTTATATTACCCAGCATATCGATGATTCCCTCGCCAGCCCGATCGGCGAGTCGCAGCGAAAGGTAGGGACGCCGCCGAAAAAGGAATTGTACCGGCTGGGACTTGCCGGGATCGACGGCGAGAGTCATTTTCTCTTCCGCACCGATTTTGTCGCCTTGAAGCGGGAAGAACAGCAGGCCGTCATGGACGCCATCGCCACGAACAAGGCCAATCAGGCTACGGTCTGGTCACAGGTCGCGCCCAAGGATTTTTTTAAAAAGCTGCTGGGCGACGTGGTGGGGGCCTATTATTCTCATCCTCTGGTCTGGTCGGATATCGGATATGGCGGGCCTGCTTATCCGCGGGGCTGGGTCCGTGTGGAAAAAGGATTAGTTGATCCCTGGGAGGCGAAAAAGGATGGAAAGTCATGA
- a CDS encoding DUF4367 domain-containing protein: MKRAALPLALMLLFSLLLGGCFGQKTPEDVVDDLSSTLDKMAGYKSQAVLTMQTSSTPMEYDVEVWYEKPTNYRVALTSKQRGITQIILRNNEGVFVLTPHLNKSFRFQSGWPENNGPLYLYETLARSIIDDAERKMSMDDKDYLFEVKANYSGNRSLTKQKIWLSDDLKPKRAEIMDSNLETLVKINFTEFVFNPPFDKDSFDKDRNMTASSMSVIPTMAQATDSAQQPSSQFGVIVPTYLPEGVKQGDIEPVTRNGQKTVVLQYKGAYNYKLIESRPTEATVSYEQGMPLDLGFTIGVLTQTADNQRYLTWELDGVEFTLTGDLPEEEMVKVAQSTYGLGGK; encoded by the coding sequence ATGAAACGGGCAGCACTTCCATTGGCGCTCATGTTGCTTTTCTCTCTGCTGCTCGGCGGCTGCTTTGGTCAAAAGACACCGGAGGACGTTGTCGATGATCTGAGCAGCACGCTGGACAAAATGGCCGGCTACAAGTCACAGGCGGTTCTCACCATGCAAACCAGCTCTACACCGATGGAGTACGATGTGGAGGTCTGGTATGAAAAGCCGACGAACTACCGCGTAGCCCTCACTTCGAAGCAGAGAGGCATCACACAAATTATTCTGCGAAACAACGAAGGTGTTTTTGTACTGACTCCCCATCTGAACAAGAGCTTCCGTTTCCAAAGCGGATGGCCGGAAAACAACGGGCCGTTGTATCTGTACGAAACCCTCGCTCGCAGCATTATCGACGACGCAGAACGCAAGATGAGCATGGATGACAAAGACTATCTCTTTGAGGTAAAAGCCAACTACAGCGGAAACCGTTCGCTGACCAAGCAAAAAATCTGGCTATCCGATGATTTGAAGCCGAAGCGTGCGGAAATCATGGATTCCAATCTGGAGACGCTGGTAAAAATTAACTTCACGGAATTTGTCTTCAATCCGCCGTTTGATAAGGATTCCTTTGACAAGGACCGCAATATGACGGCAAGCTCCATGTCCGTCATTCCGACGATGGCGCAGGCTACCGATTCCGCCCAGCAGCCCAGCAGCCAGTTCGGCGTCATCGTCCCGACGTATCTGCCGGAAGGGGTCAAACAGGGGGACATCGAGCCGGTTACCCGAAATGGTCAAAAGACCGTCGTCCTCCAGTACAAAGGGGCTTACAACTACAAGCTGATCGAATCCCGGCCTACGGAAGCCACCGTCTCCTACGAGCAAGGGATGCCGCTCGATCTCGGATTTACCATCGGTGTGCTGACGCAGACAGCCGACAACCAGCGCTACCTGACATGGGAGCTGGACGGCGTGGAGTTTACGCTGACGGGAGACCTGCCGGAAGAGGAAATGGTGAAGGTCGCGCAGTCCACCTACGGCTTGGGCGGAAAATAA
- a CDS encoding type II toxin-antitoxin system PemK/MazF family toxin produces the protein MIVKRGDVFFADLSPVVGSEQGGVRPVLVIQNDIGNRFSPTVIVAAITAQIQKAKLPTHVEIDAKMYGFDRDSVILLEQIRTIDKQRLTDKITHLDDEMMERVNESLQISLGIIDF, from the coding sequence GTGATTGTCAAACGTGGCGATGTATTTTTCGCGGACCTATCACCGGTTGTCGGCTCTGAACAGGGAGGGGTGCGACCCGTATTAGTCATCCAAAACGATATTGGCAATCGATTTAGTCCGACGGTCATCGTCGCAGCGATCACCGCGCAGATTCAGAAGGCTAAACTGCCGACGCACGTGGAGATTGACGCAAAAATGTATGGATTCGACCGCGACTCCGTCATCTTGCTAGAACAAATCCGAACCATTGATAAGCAGAGGCTGACCGATAAAATCACGCATCTGGACGATGAGATGATGGAGCGTGTCAATGAATCTCTGCAAATCAGCCTGGGCATTATCGACTTTTAA
- a CDS encoding CopG family ribbon-helix-helix protein — MVGGGFVLSKSNTKRIMISLPHHLLQEVDGVIQKEKSNRSEFIRQAMHLYLKERKKRAIRETMQKGYMEMAKINLNMASEAFGAEEEADHTLVRLVSGV; from the coding sequence ATGGTTGGAGGTGGATTCGTCTTGTCAAAGTCAAATACGAAACGTATTATGATTAGCCTGCCACATCACCTTCTTCAGGAAGTGGACGGCGTCATTCAAAAAGAAAAATCCAATCGGAGTGAATTTATTCGCCAGGCAATGCACCTGTATCTGAAGGAGCGCAAAAAACGCGCCATCCGGGAAACGATGCAAAAAGGGTACATGGAAATGGCTAAGATCAACTTGAATATGGCATCGGAGGCATTTGGCGCTGAGGAAGAGGCTGACCATACTCTTGTCCGCTTAGTTAGCGGGGTGTAA
- the rsbW gene encoding anti-sigma B factor RsbW, with protein MGQKPEAEVIELTLPARSEYVSIARLTVSGVANRMGFGYEEIEDIKLAVAEACTNVVEHAYGEQGWEPFRILCRLYSDRLVIEVIDRGKGFGFDEKRDGLKPIRVDIDIDEVVEGGLGLYLIHSVMDEVRVTTEDGVKVAMTKYLRQDEVSSDDRSITKTEA; from the coding sequence ATGGGTCAAAAACCTGAGGCTGAAGTCATAGAATTGACATTGCCAGCCCGTTCGGAATACGTCAGCATCGCCAGGCTCACCGTATCCGGAGTGGCGAACCGGATGGGATTCGGCTATGAAGAGATCGAGGACATCAAGCTGGCCGTGGCGGAGGCGTGCACGAACGTGGTGGAGCACGCGTACGGGGAACAGGGATGGGAGCCGTTTCGCATCCTGTGCCGGCTGTATTCCGACCGACTCGTCATCGAGGTGATCGACCGGGGGAAAGGCTTCGGATTTGACGAAAAGCGGGATGGGCTGAAGCCAATTCGCGTCGATATCGACATCGATGAGGTGGTGGAAGGAGGCTTGGGACTGTATCTGATCCACTCCGTCATGGACGAAGTGCGGGTGACGACGGAGGATGGCGTGAAGGTAGCGATGACCAAGTACCTGCGGCAGGATGAGGTGTCTAGCGATGACCGGTCAATCACGAAAACAGAAGCCTAA
- a CDS encoding glutaredoxin family protein: MARTVIVYTQQTCGPCQEEKMWLTQQNISFEDRDIRANDAYFQEAIALGASMTPVTLIEEENGDRTVIHGFDKEELKKALDLS; this comes from the coding sequence ATGGCTCGTACCGTTATCGTATATACGCAGCAAACCTGCGGACCTTGCCAGGAGGAAAAAATGTGGCTGACCCAGCAAAACATTTCCTTCGAAGACCGCGACATCCGCGCAAATGACGCCTACTTTCAGGAAGCGATCGCCCTGGGTGCCAGCATGACTCCGGTCACGCTGATCGAAGAGGAAAATGGCGACCGCACCGTCATTCACGGATTTGACAAGGAAGAACTGAAAAAAGCGCTGGATCTTTCCTGA
- a CDS encoding ArsR/SmtB family transcription factor produces MDTDLMQVLYLSEIYKLLGDKTRLTIMALLQVQSFCVRDLVEILQTSQPSVSQHLAKLKTHGLVKEKRKGPWVYYSLNTECPPVIRQILQHLPDVSPIVKVKQDAAAHSLR; encoded by the coding sequence ATGGACACAGATTTGATGCAGGTGTTGTATTTGTCAGAGATTTACAAGCTGCTCGGTGACAAAACACGCTTGACGATCATGGCACTCTTGCAGGTCCAATCCTTTTGTGTACGAGATCTCGTCGAGATTCTGCAAACGTCCCAACCATCTGTCTCTCAACATTTGGCCAAGCTCAAAACACACGGGCTGGTCAAGGAAAAACGTAAGGGACCGTGGGTGTACTACTCCCTCAACACGGAGTGTCCGCCTGTCATTCGGCAAATTTTACAGCACTTGCCGGATGTATCGCCAATCGTGAAAGTCAAACAGGATGCAGCAGCTCATTCACTCAGATAA
- a CDS encoding STAS domain-containing protein, translated as MELTMKESVQDDQHFLYVAGEIDAYTVPRLRERLLALVSVPERRRVTVDLQEVEYIDSTGIGAFVAAMKACKQSGSVLEVQNLSPRVERLFRITGLYERIVPHKGENH; from the coding sequence ATGGAACTGACCATGAAAGAGTCCGTTCAGGATGATCAGCATTTTCTCTACGTAGCGGGAGAAATCGATGCCTATACGGTCCCCCGGTTACGAGAGCGGCTGCTCGCTTTGGTGAGTGTCCCTGAGAGAAGACGGGTGACGGTCGACCTGCAAGAGGTGGAGTATATCGACAGCACGGGCATTGGCGCCTTTGTCGCCGCGATGAAGGCGTGCAAGCAGTCCGGTTCCGTGCTGGAAGTGCAAAATCTTTCCCCCCGTGTAGAGAGGTTGTTTCGCATTACCGGCTTATACGAGAGAATCGTGCCTCACAAAGGAGAGAACCACTAA
- the acpS gene encoding holo-ACP synthase — protein sequence MILGIGTDIVEIARIHTLLKRQPQLLDRILTAEEKERLTGMSETRLAEHVAGRFAAKEAGAKALGTGIGRLIGFHDMQIASTALGKPEMTISAAACERLGKKMESLRIHLSISHSKEYAVAHVVLEEVTAER from the coding sequence ATGATTTTGGGCATCGGAACCGATATCGTGGAAATCGCGCGGATACATACGCTCCTCAAGCGGCAGCCCCAGCTGCTGGACCGCATATTGACCGCGGAGGAAAAAGAGCGGCTCACCGGGATGAGCGAAACTAGGCTGGCCGAGCACGTGGCCGGACGTTTTGCGGCCAAAGAAGCGGGCGCCAAGGCCTTGGGGACCGGAATTGGCCGGTTGATCGGCTTTCACGACATGCAGATCGCTTCGACAGCATTGGGAAAGCCGGAAATGACGATCAGTGCAGCGGCCTGCGAAAGGCTGGGCAAAAAAATGGAAAGCCTGCGGATTCATCTCAGCATTTCGCACAGCAAGGAATACGCAGTGGCTCATGTGGTATTGGAAGAAGTAACTGCCGAAAGATGA
- the alr gene encoding alanine racemase → MKPFCRDTWVEVDLNAIRANVEAFRRHIPAATGIMAVVKADGYGHGAVHVGQEALSSGADSLAVAMLDEAVVLREAGITAPVLVLGYTPVESVAIASRWGIELTASHAEWVEQAEAELTRAGAQPIGIHIKTDTGMGRLGVRDADELLQVVEALEHSPHLNWTGIFTHFACADEEDTSHARAQHERFQALLSALRTAGKTLPRVHCCNTAAAMVFPEWGYDTIRLGIGLYGLYPSPYLKQQAVLQLTPALSLKTRIAHVKTAAEAMTVSYGATYTAKPGETIATLPIGYADGFSRLLSNRGAVLHAGSRAPIVGRVCMDQIMVKIQSETAQVGDEVVLYGRQGMEEISLDEVAGLVGTINYEIPCMLNYRIPRVYRRDGEVTEVFHPLTMTHRPAHSVNN, encoded by the coding sequence ATGAAACCGTTTTGTCGGGATACATGGGTAGAGGTAGATCTGAATGCGATTCGGGCAAATGTCGAAGCCTTTCGCAGACATATTCCAGCAGCTACGGGCATCATGGCCGTCGTCAAGGCAGACGGGTACGGCCACGGAGCGGTTCATGTCGGGCAAGAGGCGCTCTCCAGCGGTGCCGATTCCCTGGCTGTCGCGATGCTGGATGAAGCCGTGGTGCTGCGGGAAGCGGGAATCACGGCGCCGGTATTGGTGCTGGGCTATACGCCGGTCGAATCCGTCGCGATCGCCAGCAGATGGGGGATCGAGCTGACCGCCTCCCATGCGGAATGGGTGGAGCAGGCAGAGGCGGAACTGACTCGCGCGGGAGCCCAGCCGATCGGCATCCACATCAAAACCGACACAGGCATGGGCAGACTGGGCGTGCGAGACGCCGATGAGCTGCTGCAAGTGGTGGAGGCGCTGGAGCATAGTCCCCATCTGAACTGGACGGGAATTTTCACGCACTTTGCCTGCGCGGACGAGGAGGACACGTCTCACGCCCGCGCTCAGCACGAGCGCTTCCAGGCCTTGCTGTCCGCCCTGCGCACTGCCGGCAAAACTCTGCCGCGGGTTCATTGCTGCAATACCGCAGCGGCCATGGTCTTCCCTGAATGGGGGTATGATACGATCCGTTTGGGCATAGGTTTATACGGGTTATATCCTTCGCCTTACCTGAAGCAGCAGGCCGTGCTCCAGCTGACGCCGGCGCTGTCCCTGAAAACGCGCATTGCCCATGTGAAAACTGCGGCAGAAGCGATGACTGTCAGCTATGGGGCTACGTATACCGCCAAACCGGGTGAGACCATCGCGACGCTTCCGATCGGTTACGCGGACGGCTTTTCCCGGTTGTTGTCCAATCGCGGTGCTGTCTTGCATGCAGGCAGCCGCGCGCCGATCGTCGGGAGGGTATGTATGGACCAGATCATGGTCAAGATCCAAAGTGAGACCGCCCAGGTGGGAGACGAGGTTGTCTTGTACGGTCGCCAAGGGATGGAGGAGATCTCCCTCGACGAAGTTGCCGGGCTCGTGGGAACCATCAATTACGAGATACCCTGCATGCTGAACTACCGGATTCCGCGCGTCTATCGCCGGGATGGAGAAGTGACTGAAGTGTTCCACCCTTTGACGATGACGCATAGGCCCGCGCACAGTGTAAATAACTAG
- a CDS encoding gamma-type small acid-soluble spore protein, translating to MPKRNKAAMNQAMRNQTETTTTEFASETNVAEVRRQNQQSAANAAQRAQQPQQPTE from the coding sequence ATGCCGAAAAGAAACAAAGCTGCTATGAACCAAGCGATGCGTAACCAAACCGAAACCACCACTACCGAGTTTGCAAGCGAAACCAACGTAGCGGAAGTGCGCCGCCAAAACCAGCAATCTGCTGCAAACGCTGCGCAACGCGCTCAGCAGCCTCAACAACCTACGGAATAA
- a CDS encoding GMC family oxidoreductase → MESHDRVTHHSDHYDGYRSKQLDKRKYADGADVCIVGAGAAGSVLAYELSQAGLKVVVIEAGPYWNPQTDFASDELAMKNLGWQETRLVEGQNPLRLGHNNSGRGVGGGTVHFTGVFLRFHESDFMTKTVDGVGEDWPIRYQDLAPYYDKIERDIAVSGPDHFPWGAFRGPYPYPVREPISANSQLFREACAKLGMESVVAPLAILSAPFDGRPPCINRGFCNQGCMPNAKYSGLIHHIPKAIQAGAEVLSDCMVTQVLTDGSKVTGVVFQHQGQSYKQTARVYILAGFVVETPRLLLHSATPHFPDGLANSSGWVGKAIMPHSSQDVYGILPEEVRLYKGTPVLALSQHFYETDRDRGFARGYTLNAHGSRPVAMAGSIAHQRQDGTFLWGRALRENMLDYNYYARITLVGEVLPHPDNRVTLSDEKDEYGMPVPKVTFSYGENDKKLINHAIEQMKRLIEAMGGKPAHVIDDTAHLMGGCRMGKDPATSVVDEYGQTHDIPNLFIAGAATFVTSSGSNPTNTVMALAARTADRLIQGMRHREF, encoded by the coding sequence ATGGAAAGTCATGACCGGGTGACGCATCACAGCGATCATTACGACGGCTACCGGTCCAAGCAGCTGGACAAGCGCAAGTACGCGGATGGCGCGGATGTCTGCATCGTCGGAGCGGGAGCAGCGGGAAGCGTCCTCGCCTACGAGCTGTCCCAGGCAGGGCTGAAAGTCGTCGTCATCGAAGCGGGACCGTATTGGAACCCGCAGACAGATTTTGCCAGCGACGAGCTTGCGATGAAAAACCTGGGCTGGCAGGAGACGAGGCTGGTGGAAGGACAAAATCCGCTGCGGCTGGGCCACAATAACTCCGGACGCGGCGTCGGGGGCGGCACTGTCCACTTTACCGGCGTCTTTTTACGATTCCATGAAAGCGATTTTATGACCAAAACCGTCGATGGGGTGGGAGAGGACTGGCCCATCCGCTATCAGGATCTGGCTCCCTACTACGACAAGATCGAACGGGACATTGCCGTTTCCGGACCCGATCATTTTCCCTGGGGGGCTTTTCGCGGCCCTTACCCTTACCCGGTGCGCGAGCCGATCAGCGCCAATTCCCAGCTCTTTCGGGAGGCTTGCGCCAAGCTGGGGATGGAAAGTGTGGTCGCGCCGCTGGCGATCCTGTCCGCCCCGTTTGATGGCCGGCCGCCCTGCATCAACCGCGGCTTTTGCAATCAGGGATGCATGCCGAATGCCAAGTACAGCGGATTGATCCATCATATCCCCAAGGCGATCCAGGCGGGAGCCGAGGTGCTCTCGGATTGCATGGTCACACAGGTATTGACGGACGGCTCCAAGGTGACAGGCGTGGTCTTTCAGCATCAGGGCCAATCCTACAAGCAGACGGCACGGGTGTACATCCTGGCCGGTTTTGTGGTGGAGACGCCGCGACTTCTGCTCCATTCCGCCACGCCTCATTTTCCTGATGGCTTGGCCAATTCCAGCGGCTGGGTAGGGAAGGCGATCATGCCGCATTCCAGCCAGGATGTGTACGGCATTTTGCCGGAGGAGGTCAGACTTTACAAAGGAACCCCTGTGTTGGCGCTGTCCCAGCATTTTTACGAGACGGACAGAGACCGGGGATTTGCCAGGGGCTACACCTTAAACGCGCACGGCTCCCGGCCCGTCGCCATGGCGGGTTCAATCGCCCACCAGAGGCAGGACGGCACCTTTCTGTGGGGCAGAGCGCTGCGGGAGAACATGCTCGATTACAACTACTACGCGCGGATCACGCTGGTGGGAGAAGTGCTGCCCCATCCGGATAACCGGGTGACGCTGAGCGATGAGAAGGACGAGTACGGGATGCCCGTCCCCAAGGTTACCTTCAGCTACGGAGAAAATGACAAAAAACTGATCAACCACGCGATCGAACAGATGAAACGGCTGATCGAAGCGATGGGAGGAAAGCCTGCTCATGTCATTGACGATACCGCCCATCTCATGGGGGGGTGCCGCATGGGAAAAGATCCCGCCACGTCCGTCGTCGATGAGTACGGCCAGACCCATGATATTCCCAACCTGTTTATAGCGGGGGCAGCCACATTTGTTACCTCCAGCGGCAGCAACCCGACCAATACCGTGATGGCGCTGGCCGCACGGACCGCGGACAGGCTGATCCAGGGGATGCGGCATCGCGAATTCTGA
- a CDS encoding PP2C family protein-serine/threonine phosphatase has translation MGQDSELMYTRILRGYLEGKSEDQLYLAQQFGKWLLSKNISPEEVIDMHGRLLEALGDVPLYVRDSFQILTEVMIEYGNAFRSFDSWRSRHQQLQAEIAVASAMQQTLLPERLPQCPGMDIGMVSIAANEMSGDFYHFGYEEEGQFYVAIADITGKGIPAAMCMSMLRYAMDSLGEMKLPPAHMLRHLNSVVERNIDPCMFVTMQYGRYDTVNHVFRYATAGHEPGFLYRVREDRFYDLDGRGAALGIAAGSEYQEYVLQLEPGDFLVLLTDGVTERKIDRSYIQREELISYLQEEMHVPAQELVNRLYQRLLLLSQFEQQDDYTMIVLRRDQVSKGGE, from the coding sequence ATGGGGCAAGATTCGGAGCTGATGTACACCCGTATTCTGCGCGGTTATCTGGAGGGAAAGAGTGAAGACCAGCTCTACCTGGCCCAGCAGTTTGGAAAGTGGCTCCTCTCCAAGAACATTTCGCCGGAGGAGGTCATCGACATGCATGGCCGTCTGCTGGAGGCGCTGGGAGACGTGCCGCTGTATGTGAGGGACTCCTTTCAGATTCTCACCGAGGTCATGATCGAGTACGGCAACGCCTTTCGCTCCTTTGACAGCTGGCGCAGCCGCCATCAGCAGCTGCAGGCCGAGATTGCAGTCGCTTCCGCCATGCAGCAGACGCTTTTGCCCGAGAGGCTGCCCCAGTGCCCCGGGATGGACATCGGCATGGTCAGCATCGCGGCCAATGAGATGAGCGGCGACTTCTACCACTTTGGTTATGAAGAAGAGGGGCAGTTCTACGTGGCGATCGCCGATATTACGGGAAAAGGCATACCGGCTGCGATGTGCATGTCGATGCTGAGGTACGCCATGGACAGCCTGGGGGAGATGAAGCTGCCTCCCGCTCACATGCTCCGCCATCTGAACAGCGTCGTCGAACGAAATATCGATCCCTGCATGTTCGTGACCATGCAGTACGGCCGGTATGATACGGTCAACCACGTCTTTCGCTACGCGACGGCGGGCCACGAGCCCGGGTTTCTCTATCGGGTGCGGGAGGACCGTTTTTATGATCTGGATGGACGGGGAGCGGCCCTGGGAATTGCGGCGGGGAGCGAGTATCAGGAGTACGTCCTGCAGCTGGAACCGGGGGATTTCCTCGTTCTGTTGACGGATGGCGTGACCGAGCGGAAAATCGACCGCTCCTACATACAAAGAGAAGAACTCATCTCCTATCTGCAGGAAGAGATGCATGTCCCGGCACAGGAGCTGGTGAACCGCCTGTACCAAAGACTGCTGCTTCTCTCTCAGTTTGAGCAGCAGGATGATTACACGATGATCGTGCTTCGGCGAGACCAGGTTAGCAAGGGAGGAGAATGA
- a CDS encoding anti-sigma regulatory factor: MSKELGFGTIMQSRIATTISELARNIFLYAGDGFILLEGLVEESRVGLKISAVDQGGGIADIRKAMEDGFSTSGALGAGLPGVRRMMDEFTLESRPGQGTRVVVVKWLEGQEGR, translated from the coding sequence ATGTCGAAAGAACTTGGGTTCGGTACCATTATGCAATCACGAATCGCGACCACCATATCGGAATTGGCGCGAAATATATTTCTATACGCCGGGGACGGCTTTATTCTCCTCGAAGGGCTGGTGGAGGAAAGCCGTGTCGGTTTGAAAATATCTGCGGTGGACCAGGGAGGCGGCATTGCGGATATTCGCAAAGCCATGGAGGATGGCTTCTCTACGTCTGGAGCGCTGGGCGCAGGCTTGCCGGGCGTGAGGCGAATGATGGACGAATTTACTCTGGAGAGCCGTCCCGGGCAAGGCACCAGGGTCGTCGTCGTAAAATGGCTAGAGGGACAAGAGGGGAGATGA